The window ccctcagctGCTACTGTACACTGGCACCTGCTAACACTGAAGATTGTGAGAAGGAAGCTAGACACATTGACTGCCACGTGGGATTGTAGGCATATGTcacgctaattaacaccaggGATAACAAGGAGCCCATGTGCTGCATACTTTGCAATTGGCCGTCTACTGACACACTACTGCAGGGctggatccaggaattttgaaagagggggttcacctggtagcagttatttatagatAGCATTaccaattttctcttttctaatgaaattatataaaattattgaaccacgcctattgaaAAGAGGGGTTAAACCCCTTAACGCCCCCTCTGGATCTGGCTCTGTACGCTAACCTCCTAACGCATGGCCTCCTAGACCCGTATAAAGATTTTAgatttgaatcggcgctacacgggtctgggaggttgAGGCTAAACGCTTGCTAGCTTCGTAACCAGGCCCTGCGGATTTACCACTTTCCTGTCTAGCTGAGTAGTGCTAGCGCGCTGTACTGATGTGAATGTTACTGTCAACGTCTACGTCTCGTTTTGCAAGCGCGTCTTGCAGCGAAGGTGTCAAAACTGTCGTTCTAGCGCTAACTCAAAGTTACCATACTAGGATAGTGGCTCCGCCTGTTACCATCAACGATAGCACCCCACCCATGCTTAGATGGACTTGTCTCTTTATATGCTGCTGGTCTAGGGTACAACTACACCTGAAGGTATTcactgcacacacatgcactcttCCCCACCCACCAAGATTTGTTTGATTCACACAAAGCGACTGCATTACTGCCACAGTCGTCCCCTTGTCTCGTCTCACTCGCTTTGAGAATCACATCTACAGTATTCTTAGGACCATTGCATGACTGTGACGCGATTTAGTACGTAGTCGCGTACGGTACACCAACACCAAAGCATAGAAGGTAGGAACGCAAACCAACCAACCTACTGACCGATTTGACTCCAAACTAATTAAAACCAAACCCACACAACTTGTAGTTTTTTTCGATGCTATAAACACATACAGATTGAACGTTTATTGGTTGTCCCTtctcacattaattaatcgcGAATTCTAATTGTCTTCTTACCTCCATGCACAACATTCTACACAACAAAGCGTGACACACCATTCATACTGTAAGAGCACGAGTTGGATGCCTATTGGCACGACAATACATGTCAGGTCAGTAGACAATTTTACCTCAATTTTCCAACAATCACATGCCGCACGTTGTCGCTTGGTAGTCTACTCAGACTACAACTTAAAATCCAGGGTAAGACATCAAAACAACACTCACAACTAGTTACCCTCTTTGTCTAATTATATGTCATGTATTTGGGAGTGGAGCTAAACTTGGCGTACGCCTTCACAACTTTCTGTACTGCATCCCGGAAATCCTTCTCAGTAGCCACCTGCACACGTAACAGCTACTCGTTTCTAGTACAATAACAGATAACGGCTATCTAAAACCTTTCTTCTTGCTCGAATGGCATACATTCCAGCTTCAGTGCAAACACTTCGAATATCAGCACCTACACATGGACAAGTCACCAAATAGTTGTCTCAACACAATTGAATACCAGCGGAACTCATTCATGATCTTGCCAATGAAAGCCTTCTTAGtgttagacaaacagataaggTCAGATCATAATTACATATGTGAAACACATACTGCTTATTCTTAAATTAGAAATAACCCTACAAGAAGAGCTCAACACGCCACACAGCATCAAGTTTCATGGAGTCTTATCCACCACAATACAGTTTTTGCAATAGCAGCTGTGGTTAATCTCGATATCTTCTTTCAGGTAATAAGATTTAGATTTAGAGATGTTATGGCTCGACCAGTGACAAACCTACAACAAATACTGCCCAATATGACTATGACTTAGAAGGAACAACTAAATTCTTGGCACTCAGATTTCTGACAGCAATAGTCAAACAGTACCATACTATTCTGTAAATGAAACAATTACATGTAaatatactaattaattaagcaatctTTGCACTTCAAACATTTCCAGtaccacatacatacatcttCAATTATTTACTTTTGAAAAGAGAAATATGTCTAATAGCACCGTAACACAAGTAGAAATATTTGTTGTCAACTGCCATCATAAGCAAGGAAAGAGAAACCGGGTGTGACAGCATTGTCACAGTGGAGCTTTTGCCAAGTAGTACAAATATGTACCGCGAATTTCCAAAACAGCGCCCAGGGCAGCAATACGGAAAATGGGATTTCATGGAAGAAATCTGTTCTCAATAAACGCCCGGGCGGTTCgtaggaaactctggaaattggcagattgacttAAGTACCACAGAGTGGGCAAGTGTGAGGCCCATATCTTGTATAGTCCTGCATACTTAGTTTTATAAACTTAGGAGTGCAACCAGacctaggctcgagtgtccagccagtcatctccccccccccaacggcggagatgaccggctggacactcgagcctagacCAGACCTGGCTGCCTTTCTATGCTTCTTGTCAGGTGTTTCTTTAGAGGTTCCTTCTTAATCCACAGTGCAAGACCGCTGTCtggttgccaaacctgtaCGTACACTGCACTATAGTAACACACATTACTAATAAAGCCTCAAAACATTGACCAACTTTGGGCTGCAACGTCGAATCGTGCACCACAATCTTGGTTCTCATTGGCTATAAATGAGAACAGTTTCCAAAAGACCACCCAGTGGGCATTCTCTTGGCTGGGCACTGTTTCGGAAATTCCCGGTACATTTATTCCGGAGATCAAATTACACAAGAACCCAACAATCAAGAATTTCAATTTGTCTCGTCTTAAATCAAATTTTTTTAGATTTGATGGTAATGCCCCTGAAATACGTTTCCTTATTAGTGTTGCTTCTACTAAAACTACCAAAGTTTACCTGTGGTATTAGGGCAAAGCCTGGCTAGTAGCTCATAACGGATATCTCTTTCAACACTCATCGACCTGGCATGAATCTTGAAAATCTGTGTCCTTCCCTACACAGCAAAATCACAGCTTAATGTATAACACTGTCCACGATCTCACTACGATTACACAGACCTTGAGATCAGGCAGGGAAAATTCGACTCTTCTGTCCAATCGTCCGGGTCTAATCAATGCAGGATCGAGCGTGTCTGGCCTATTTGTAGCCATCAGGACCTTGATGTTTCCTCTTGGATCAAAGCCATCCAGTTGATTGATCAGTTCCAACATAGTCCGTTGCACTTCGTTGTCACCGCCGGCTCCATCATCAAACCGTGCTCCACCGATGGCATCAATTTCATCAAAAAAGATTATACATGCTTTCTTGGTGCGGGCCATTTCAAACAGCTCACGAACCATGCGTGCTCCTTCTCCTACATACTTTTGAACAAGCTCTGAGCCAATCACTCTGATGAAACATGCATCGGTGCGATTTGCTACTGCACGAGCACACAATGTTTTGCCTGTTCCTGGAGGACCGTAAAGAAGCATCCCTTTTGGTGGATCGATCCCAAGATTGACAAACCTTTCAGGCTGCAgaagcaaacaacacaactaGATGTCAAAACAGTGTCTATGACAGACCTTAAATCTAATGTGTTTGTACCTTTACCTAAGCACTCAATTAAAGCCTAtataactgtactgtacttgtcaTAAACTTGAAGGTCTATGCCTCTTTGTTTCCAGCTGCATCATATGTGTTTAAATTTGTACATCACCAATCAAAGATTCTTTGAGTTTCATGATGATAAAACTCTCACTATGTGTAGCCATAGGTCCTTAGCCTAGATTTGTACACCTCATTCCCTCACCTTGACACCTTAGAACTGAAAGGTGTCAGTCAATGCCAAATGTCAACAAGTCGTGTGTAATCACATACagtactagttgtacggtatccatAGGCGCCTCGCATTTATGAGGAACACCTCCATCGAAGAAGTTTTCAGACCATCTGCCGAATCCTAGCTagatttgttgaaaccctgtcatggaagtaaacatgcaaactttctagtagtttagattacgtttataggcctggtataggtagtcgtcgttttgcgatcgtgatcaagacaattgaaatgtacagtctaggtatgcactcagttccgttgtaatgacagtggtatggtatttactgacatagaaattgatatccgcaaacattgactatcaacagtgttagatgcagcacagggTAGTAAAGAATTGAGCATACTGcatagtacgggacgtgtgaatagttgactgtaggcgGCATTCAActctgaaggtgtttcttggttgtcaagtacacacagtccctagctacaatacaaaaggatggggcgacgaaacttcatgaagcattttctccgccgtttggtcacttgcatgaatcgttcttagactcatctgtagttggacacggaaacaattttttaaggtaggtcctatcatgaaacatGGTCATGGGGAGAaaaaatttgagatttgtgtacacacacacacacacacacacacacacacacacacacacacacacacacacacacacaaagcttggagacccatataggaccacgcccaatTCGGTTGTGCAACCaagattagaagcctcgctacgctctcGGCAACAATATTTTTGCAGTGTGGCTCCATTGGACTGGATGGGAGTGTGTGGTAAACAAAATGTCCAAGTACTGAAAGTCCCACTAGGGAAGGTAAGTGTGTAATGTCATCTTGCTActggtgggtgtattattataCCAGTAAACTTGATTAAAGCTACATCTCATGCATGTTCAACACAGTTGTCCAAGTATGATGAATCTGGTCAACAAACCATGAGACATACAATGAAGGTACAAATGGTATTGGTGTGAGCCATCCTTACTAGCGAAGTAAAGTTACAAGTAAAGACACATACACTCACCAATGCACACAGCCACTGTGCATGAAATCATGTGTTTCAGTTCTAGTTCCCACTAACTTGATATCAGACCCTCTACAGTCAATTTGCCCTATTCACACCCATTTCACATATAGATAACATGGCTGAAAGCCAAACCTTCAGGTCAAGCATTGATTTGAAAGTTAAGCAGACACAATGTTGATAACCTATACCACATTATCTGTTGAAGGCCAAACATATGCAAAGTTTCATTTGGTTCAACTGACCACCTTGCAAATGATTGAGCCCCATGCAAA of the Corticium candelabrum chromosome 7, ooCorCand1.1, whole genome shotgun sequence genome contains:
- the LOC134181886 gene encoding 26S proteasome regulatory subunit 7, giving the protein MPDHLGGDMRRVKDNGEEEKIQTLDDGDIALLKTYGVGAYTKAIKKVEKDIEDSVKKVNELTGIKESDTGLAPPAMWDLQADKLALQQEQPLQVARCTKIINSGESGEEARYIINVKQFAKFVVELSERVAPTDIEEGMRVGVDRDKYQIHIPLPPKIDPTVTMMQVEEKPDVTYTDVGGCKEQIEKLREVVEMPMLHPERFVNLGIDPPKGMLLYGPPGTGKTLCARAVANRTDACFIRVIGSELVQKYVGEGARMVRELFEMARTKKACIIFFDEIDAIGGARFDDGAGGDNEVQRTMLELINQLDGFDPRGNIKVLMATNRPDTLDPALIRPGRLDRRVEFSLPDLKGRTQIFKIHARSMSVERDIRYELLARLCPNTTGADIRSVCTEAGMYAIRARRKVATEKDFRDAVQKVVKAYAKFSSTPKYMTYN